A window of the Streptomyces sp. NBC_00454 genome harbors these coding sequences:
- a CDS encoding LLM class flavin-dependent oxidoreductase codes for MKFSMIFEAQLVDPTPERERQVIHDCVEQAVFAEEMGFDRIWAVEHHALTQYAHMSASEIFLTWVAARTKRIRIGHGVVTMPFGYQHPVRVAERAAMLDVLSGGRVDIGAGRGATRQEMSMYGVRPEDTYPQMEEALRIFSSAWREEKFEWHGSIDIGPGAILPRPVQDPHPPLFMACSKHDTLKLAAELGIGALVMGFAGADDVREMRKVYDEAIATRTGDRLVSSEVNDHLSALCPTIVLDDAERALRLGTRGQRFFAESIAHWYGNAPEPTGYSEEETAEDHVAALEKSRGELVARLHEANIPARPVDTGTYNAEHAYGNAQSAIAYVEQLREIGVDEVMCLIQMGTVPQEACMETIRQWGESVIPHFRALEG; via the coding sequence GTGAAGTTCTCGATGATCTTCGAGGCGCAGCTCGTCGACCCGACCCCCGAACGCGAACGCCAGGTCATCCACGACTGCGTCGAACAGGCCGTGTTCGCCGAGGAGATGGGCTTCGACCGGATCTGGGCGGTCGAGCACCACGCCCTCACCCAGTACGCCCACATGAGCGCCTCCGAGATCTTCCTCACCTGGGTCGCCGCCCGGACCAAGAGGATCCGCATCGGCCACGGCGTGGTCACCATGCCCTTCGGCTACCAGCACCCGGTACGCGTCGCCGAGCGCGCCGCCATGCTCGACGTGCTCTCCGGCGGCCGCGTGGACATAGGAGCCGGGCGCGGGGCCACCCGCCAGGAGATGTCCATGTACGGGGTCAGGCCCGAGGACACCTATCCGCAGATGGAAGAGGCCCTGCGGATCTTCTCCTCGGCCTGGCGCGAGGAGAAGTTCGAGTGGCACGGCTCCATCGACATCGGCCCGGGCGCGATCCTGCCCCGCCCCGTCCAGGACCCGCACCCGCCGCTCTTCATGGCCTGCTCCAAGCACGACACCCTCAAGCTCGCTGCCGAACTGGGCATCGGAGCACTGGTGATGGGCTTCGCCGGCGCCGACGACGTCCGCGAGATGCGCAAGGTCTACGACGAGGCCATCGCCACCCGCACCGGCGACCGCCTCGTCTCCAGCGAGGTCAACGACCACCTCTCCGCCCTCTGCCCCACCATCGTCCTCGACGACGCCGAACGCGCCCTGCGCCTCGGCACGCGCGGCCAGCGCTTCTTCGCCGAGTCCATCGCCCACTGGTACGGCAACGCCCCCGAGCCCACCGGCTACTCCGAAGAGGAGACCGCCGAGGACCACGTGGCGGCCCTGGAGAAGAGCCGGGGCGAACTCGTCGCCAGGCTCCACGAGGCGAACATCCCGGCCCGACCCGTCGACACGGGCACCTACAACGCCGAGCACGCCTACGGCAACGCCCAGAGCGCCATCGCCTACGTCGAGCAGCTGCGCGAGATCGGCGTCGACGAGGTGATGTGCCTGATCCAGATGGGCACCGTCCCGCAGGAGGCCTGCATGGAGACCATCCGCCAGTGGGGCGAGAGCGTCATCCCGCACTTCCGCGCCCTGGAGGGCTGA
- a CDS encoding SDR family NAD(P)-dependent oxidoreductase yields the protein MVSLDGKVVVITGAGRGQGAAEARLCAEAGARVVVTDIREDEGRAVASALGDQGLYVRHDVADVESWAQVVREAVRAFGTVSALVNNAALWRTAHVEEQSAAGFEELLRVNLLGPFLGIQAVAPVLRTGGGGSIVNISSTAGLVGIPGHAAYGSTKFGLRGLTRSAALDLAGDRIRVNSVHPGAIDTPMVAEAVAGRDWSHVPLGRMGRPEEVGELVLFLCSDASSYITGTEFTVDGGMTTK from the coding sequence GTGGTGTCTTTGGACGGGAAGGTCGTCGTCATCACCGGCGCCGGCCGCGGCCAGGGCGCGGCCGAGGCCCGGCTGTGCGCCGAGGCCGGGGCGCGGGTGGTCGTCACCGACATCCGCGAGGACGAGGGCCGCGCGGTCGCCTCCGCACTGGGCGACCAGGGGCTCTACGTACGGCACGACGTGGCCGACGTCGAGAGCTGGGCGCAGGTCGTCCGGGAGGCCGTACGCGCCTTCGGCACGGTCTCGGCGCTGGTCAACAACGCGGCGTTGTGGCGCACGGCCCACGTCGAGGAGCAGAGCGCCGCCGGATTCGAAGAGCTGCTACGGGTCAACCTGCTCGGGCCCTTCCTCGGCATCCAGGCGGTGGCCCCGGTCCTGCGCACCGGCGGCGGCGGCTCGATCGTCAACATCTCCTCCACCGCCGGACTGGTCGGCATCCCCGGTCACGCGGCGTACGGATCGACCAAGTTCGGGCTGCGCGGGCTGACGAGGTCGGCGGCGCTGGACCTGGCGGGGGACCGGATCAGGGTCAACTCGGTCCACCCGGGGGCGATCGACACCCCGATGGTCGCCGAGGCGGTCGCGGGCCGGGACTGGTCGCACGTGCCGCTGGGGCGGATGGGACGGCCCGAGGAGGTCGGGGAGCTGGTCCTCTTCCTCTGCTCGGACGCGTCCTCGTACATCACGGGCACGGAGTTCACCGTCGACGGCGGGATGACCACGAAATGA
- a CDS encoding helix-turn-helix transcriptional regulator has product MAEQAADETNKRTLPATSWAVLGLLSFGEELSGYDLKKWSDWSLRFFYWSPSFSQIYSELKRLEKAGYASSRMVAQETGTRDKRVYRITDEGMAAVREWAREAPVDPPVLKHGPMLRLWLGHLLEPEQMREVLSQHQEFAEKMRRRAVADADGAKEEASWAYPTLTLKWAERYYASERDLAAAMLDDIAELESRRAAGPAEAGTPDASGTSDAPGKRP; this is encoded by the coding sequence GTGGCAGAACAGGCGGCAGACGAGACGAACAAGCGCACGCTCCCGGCGACCAGCTGGGCGGTGCTCGGGCTGCTCTCCTTCGGAGAGGAGCTCTCCGGCTACGACCTGAAGAAGTGGTCGGACTGGTCCCTGCGCTTCTTCTACTGGAGCCCGTCCTTCAGCCAGATCTACAGCGAGCTCAAGCGGCTGGAGAAGGCCGGGTACGCCTCCTCCCGGATGGTCGCCCAGGAGACCGGAACCCGCGACAAGCGCGTCTACCGGATCACCGACGAGGGCATGGCCGCCGTACGGGAATGGGCGCGCGAGGCCCCCGTCGACCCGCCGGTGCTCAAGCACGGGCCGATGCTGCGGCTGTGGCTCGGCCACCTGCTGGAGCCGGAGCAGATGCGCGAAGTCCTGTCACAGCACCAGGAGTTCGCGGAGAAGATGCGGCGGCGCGCGGTGGCCGACGCGGACGGGGCGAAGGAGGAGGCGTCCTGGGCGTACCCGACGCTCACCCTCAAGTGGGCGGAGCGGTACTACGCCTCCGAGCGCGACCTCGCCGCCGCCATGCTCGACGACATCGCGGAGCTGGAGAGCCGGCGCGCGGCCGGCCCGGCGGAAGCCGGGACCCCGGATGCGTCCGGCACCTCCGACGCACCCGGCAAGCGCCCGTAG
- a CDS encoding alpha/beta hydrolase, whose translation MSGSSLSPAARRLCDAMAAAFPGPGDPAALRAAAAGSPSRGPELDSVRDAVADGVPVRIYDPAPGATGRPLALYLHGGGWVMCGLDTHDALCRSLAAASGAVVVSVDYRLAPEHPWPAAPDDALTVLLWARARAVELGCDPARLVAAGDSSGGNLAAVTALRAPELLAGQLLFYPPLDASMESGSVAEFARDHFHTAAHMAWYWDQYGGDPAHPHVSPLRAPDVSALPRALIVLADCDVLRDEGLAYGRRLGEAGVDCTVHLVPGVFHGFLGLPLPAAATALTTAGAWLAATTATTTTAVAVK comes from the coding sequence ATGAGCGGCTCCTCGCTCTCCCCCGCGGCACGGCGGCTGTGCGATGCGATGGCGGCCGCCTTCCCCGGCCCGGGGGACCCGGCGGCCCTGCGGGCGGCGGCGGCCGGCTCCCCGTCGCGGGGCCCGGAGCTGGACTCGGTACGGGACGCGGTCGCCGACGGGGTACCGGTCCGGATCTACGACCCGGCGCCGGGCGCCACCGGCCGCCCCCTCGCCCTCTACCTCCACGGCGGGGGCTGGGTGATGTGCGGCCTCGACACCCACGACGCGCTGTGCCGGAGTCTGGCGGCCGCCTCGGGCGCGGTGGTGGTCTCCGTGGACTACCGCCTCGCCCCCGAACACCCCTGGCCGGCGGCGCCCGACGACGCGCTGACCGTCCTGCTGTGGGCCCGCGCGCGGGCCGTGGAACTGGGCTGCGACCCGGCCCGTCTGGTCGCCGCGGGGGACTCCAGCGGGGGCAACCTGGCGGCCGTGACGGCCCTGCGGGCCCCCGAGCTACTGGCCGGCCAGCTCCTCTTCTACCCGCCCCTGGACGCGTCGATGGAGTCCGGCTCGGTGGCGGAGTTCGCGCGGGACCACTTCCACACGGCGGCCCACATGGCCTGGTACTGGGACCAGTACGGCGGCGACCCGGCCCACCCGCACGTCTCCCCGCTCCGGGCCCCCGATGTCTCGGCGCTGCCCCGCGCCCTGATCGTCCTCGCGGACTGCGACGTCCTGCGCGACGAGGGACTGGCGTACGGGCGCCGACTGGGCGAGGCGGGCGTGGACTGCACGGTTCACCTGGTCCCCGGCGTCTTCCACGGCTTCCTGGGCCTACCGCTCCCCGCCGCGGCGACGGCGCTGACGACTGCCGGTGCCTGGCTGGCGGCGACAACCGCGACCACGACCACGGCCGTGGCCGTGAAGTAA
- a CDS encoding acyl-CoA dehydrogenase family protein, with protein sequence MSSVEEFRTEVRSWLKAHLTGGFADLKGRGGPGREHEAFAERLAWERHMAAHGWTCVGWPVEYGGRGASTEQQIAFHEEYALADAPARVNHIGEQLLGPTLIAHGTEEQRRRFLPPIRAVEELWCQGYSEPDAGSDLAGVRTRAVLVDGAWVVDGQKIWTSLAHESQWCFVLARTEPGSRRHAGLSYLLVPMDQEGVEVRPITQLTGTSEFNEVFFDGARTDASHIVGAPGEGWAVAMATLGFERGVSTLGQQVGFRRELETLAAVAKRNGAMADPLIRDRLVRAWIGLETMGAHARRPAVAPSTAKLYWARWHRDLGELAMDVCGAASLVAAGAHEDPYDLDDWQRLFLFSRSDTIYAGSDEIQRNIVAERILGLPKEVRA encoded by the coding sequence ATGAGCAGCGTCGAGGAGTTCCGCACCGAGGTTCGGAGTTGGCTGAAGGCCCACCTCACCGGCGGGTTCGCCGACCTCAAGGGCCGCGGCGGACCAGGCCGGGAGCACGAGGCCTTCGCCGAACGTCTCGCCTGGGAGCGGCACATGGCGGCCCACGGCTGGACCTGCGTCGGCTGGCCCGTCGAGTACGGCGGCCGCGGCGCGAGCACCGAGCAGCAGATCGCCTTCCACGAGGAGTACGCCCTCGCCGACGCCCCCGCACGCGTCAACCACATCGGCGAGCAGCTCCTGGGCCCCACCCTGATCGCCCACGGCACCGAGGAGCAGCGGCGCCGCTTCCTGCCGCCCATCCGGGCCGTGGAGGAACTGTGGTGCCAGGGCTACAGCGAGCCCGACGCCGGATCGGACCTGGCGGGCGTCCGCACCCGGGCGGTCCTGGTGGACGGCGCCTGGGTGGTGGACGGCCAGAAGATCTGGACCTCCCTCGCCCACGAGTCCCAGTGGTGCTTCGTCCTCGCCCGCACCGAACCGGGCTCCCGGCGCCATGCCGGCCTGTCCTACCTCCTCGTCCCGATGGACCAGGAGGGGGTGGAGGTCCGGCCCATCACGCAGCTGACCGGGACCTCCGAGTTCAACGAGGTCTTCTTCGACGGGGCCCGCACCGACGCCTCCCACATCGTCGGCGCGCCCGGCGAGGGCTGGGCCGTCGCCATGGCCACCCTCGGCTTCGAACGCGGCGTCTCCACCCTCGGCCAGCAGGTCGGCTTCCGCCGCGAGCTGGAAACCCTGGCCGCGGTCGCGAAGCGCAACGGCGCGATGGCCGATCCGCTGATCCGCGACCGGCTCGTGCGGGCCTGGATCGGCCTGGAGACCATGGGCGCCCATGCCCGGCGGCCGGCCGTCGCCCCCTCCACGGCCAAGCTGTACTGGGCCCGCTGGCACCGGGACCTGGGCGAGCTCGCCATGGACGTGTGCGGTGCGGCCTCGCTCGTCGCAGCCGGCGCGCACGAGGACCCGTACGACCTCGACGACTGGCAGCGGCTCTTCCTCTTCTCCCGCTCCGACACCATCTACGCGGGCTCGGACGAGATCCAGCGCAACATCGTCGCCGAGCGGATCCTCGGCCTTCCCAAGGAGGTACGGGCATGA
- a CDS encoding SDR family oxidoreductase: protein MNARGNGLGNAPQYVAGHGLLKDRTAVITAAAGAGIGGATARRFLEEGARIVISDAHARRLKESEEALAAEFGADRIASLPCDVTDEEQVGALFALAEQTHGGLDIVVNNAGLGGTANLVDMTDEQWSKVLDVTLNGTFRCTRAAMRSFQAAGTAGGVIVNNASVIGWRAQTGQAHYAAAKAGVMALTRCAALEAAEFGVRINAVAPSLAMHPHLVKVTSEELLRELTAREAFGRYAEPWEVANVVVFLASGYSSYMTGETVSVSSQHA, encoded by the coding sequence ATGAACGCACGCGGGAACGGACTGGGGAACGCACCGCAGTACGTGGCCGGACACGGACTGCTCAAGGACCGCACCGCCGTCATCACCGCCGCGGCCGGGGCCGGGATCGGCGGGGCCACCGCCCGCCGCTTCCTGGAGGAGGGCGCGCGCATAGTCATCAGCGACGCCCACGCGCGGCGGCTCAAGGAGAGCGAGGAGGCGCTGGCCGCCGAGTTCGGGGCCGACCGCATCGCCTCGCTGCCCTGCGACGTCACCGACGAGGAGCAGGTGGGGGCGTTGTTCGCGCTCGCCGAGCAGACCCACGGCGGGCTCGACATAGTCGTCAACAACGCCGGCCTCGGCGGGACCGCGAACCTCGTCGACATGACCGACGAACAGTGGTCCAAGGTCCTCGACGTCACCCTGAACGGCACCTTCCGGTGCACCCGCGCCGCGATGCGCTCCTTCCAGGCCGCCGGCACCGCAGGCGGGGTCATCGTCAACAACGCCTCCGTCATCGGCTGGCGCGCCCAGACCGGGCAAGCCCACTACGCCGCCGCCAAGGCCGGGGTGATGGCGCTGACCCGCTGCGCGGCGCTGGAGGCGGCCGAGTTCGGTGTACGGATCAACGCGGTCGCGCCGAGTCTGGCCATGCATCCGCACCTGGTGAAGGTCACCAGCGAGGAGCTGTTGCGCGAGCTGACGGCCCGGGAGGCCTTCGGCCGGTACGCCGAGCCGTGGGAGGTCGCCAACGTCGTCGTCTTCCTGGCCAGCGGGTACTCCTCGTACATGACGGGCGAGACCGTGTCGGTCAGCAGTCAGCACGCGTAG
- a CDS encoding enoyl-CoA hydratase → MPDVTPVLYERRGPVAYVTMNRPRYRNAQNSAMTYALDDAFYRAADDPEVKVIVLAGAGEHFSAGHDIGTPERDAHLPFERRAGLWWDHSQRAGAESRFARESEVYLGMCRRWRELPKPVIASVHGACVAGGLMLAWICDLIVASEDAFFADPVVRMGIPGVEYFAHPWAMPPRIAKEFLYTGDRMPARRAHEIGMVNRVVERAELAAETDRLALRIAEMPGFGLALTKRAVNQAEDLQGLHTGMDSVFGLHHLAHAHNAETAADSLGGMNIAAMKEANT, encoded by the coding sequence ATGCCCGACGTCACCCCCGTGCTCTACGAGCGCCGCGGCCCGGTCGCGTACGTGACCATGAACCGCCCCCGCTACCGCAACGCGCAGAACAGCGCGATGACGTACGCCCTCGACGACGCCTTCTACCGCGCCGCCGACGACCCCGAGGTGAAGGTGATCGTCCTGGCCGGGGCCGGCGAGCACTTCTCCGCGGGCCACGACATCGGCACCCCCGAACGCGACGCGCACCTGCCCTTCGAACGGCGGGCCGGCCTCTGGTGGGACCACTCCCAGCGCGCCGGTGCCGAATCCCGCTTCGCCCGCGAATCCGAGGTCTACCTCGGCATGTGCCGGCGCTGGCGCGAGCTGCCCAAGCCCGTCATCGCCTCCGTCCACGGGGCCTGCGTGGCCGGCGGGCTCATGCTCGCCTGGATCTGCGACCTCATCGTGGCCAGCGAGGACGCGTTCTTCGCGGACCCCGTCGTGCGCATGGGCATCCCCGGCGTCGAATACTTCGCCCACCCCTGGGCCATGCCCCCGCGCATCGCCAAGGAATTCCTCTACACCGGCGACCGGATGCCCGCCCGCCGGGCCCACGAGATCGGCATGGTCAACCGCGTCGTCGAACGCGCCGAGCTGGCCGCGGAGACCGACCGCCTCGCCCTGCGGATCGCCGAGATGCCCGGATTCGGACTGGCCCTGACCAAACGGGCCGTCAACCAGGCCGAGGACCTCCAGGGCCTGCACACCGGCATGGACTCCGTCTTCGGCCTGCACCACCTGGCGCACGCCCACAACGCCGAGACGGCGGCGGACTCGCTCGGCGGCATGAACATAGCTGCGATGAAGGAGGCGAACACCTGA
- a CDS encoding TetR/AcrR family transcriptional regulator, producing MPTNKKKQQVTASPERRRELLDIAAEVFAAQGYNATTVRKIADAAGMLAGSLYYHFDSKESMLDEILSAFLTELWEGYDTVLAAGLGPRETIEALVTESFREIDRHRAAVAIYQKESRTLSAQPRFHYLSDSQVKFEKAWLGTLERGVADGVFRADLDIRLTYRFVRDTVWVAASWYRPGGQHSPEEIARQYLSMVLDGIATRT from the coding sequence GTGCCAACGAACAAGAAGAAGCAGCAGGTGACGGCCTCGCCCGAGCGCAGGCGCGAACTCCTCGACATCGCCGCCGAGGTGTTCGCCGCGCAGGGCTACAACGCCACCACCGTCCGGAAGATCGCCGATGCCGCGGGGATGCTCGCGGGCAGCCTCTACTACCACTTCGATTCCAAGGAATCGATGCTCGACGAGATCCTCTCCGCCTTCCTGACCGAGCTGTGGGAGGGGTACGACACCGTCCTCGCCGCCGGTCTCGGGCCCAGGGAGACCATCGAGGCCCTCGTCACCGAATCGTTCCGGGAGATCGACCGGCACCGCGCCGCCGTCGCCATCTACCAGAAGGAATCCCGCACCCTCTCCGCCCAGCCCCGCTTCCACTACCTCTCCGACTCGCAGGTCAAGTTCGAGAAGGCGTGGCTGGGGACGCTGGAACGCGGGGTCGCGGACGGGGTCTTCCGCGCCGACCTGGACATCCGCCTCACCTACCGCTTCGTGCGCGACACGGTGTGGGTGGCGGCGTCCTGGTACCGGCCGGGCGGCCAGCACAGTCCCGAGGAGATCGCCCGCCAGTACCTGTCGATGGTGCTGGACGGGATCGCCACACGTACGTAA
- a CDS encoding acetyl-CoA C-acetyltransferase — translation MPEAYIVEAVRTPVGRRKGGLSEVHPADLGAHVLKALVERSGIDPAAVEDVVFGCLDTVGPQAGDIARTAWLAAGLPEEVPGVTIDRQCGSSQQAVHFAAQGVMSGTQDLVVAGGTQNMSMIPIAFASRQAAEPLGFTEGPYLGSAGWRARYGDSPVNQFHGAQLIAEKWGISREDMERFALQSHQRALRAIDEGRFEREIVPFGEVSTDEGPRRDTTREKMAGLKPVMEGGTITAAVSSQVSDGAAAMLLASERAVREHGLRPRARIHHLSVRGEDPIRMLSAPIPATAYALKKTGMSLSDIDLVEINEAFAPVVLAWLKETGADPARVNVNGGAIALGHPLGATGVKLMTTLLHELERTGGRFGLQTMCEGGGQANVTIIERL, via the coding sequence ATGCCCGAGGCCTACATAGTCGAAGCGGTACGCACCCCCGTGGGGCGGCGCAAGGGCGGCCTGTCCGAGGTCCACCCCGCCGACCTGGGGGCGCACGTCCTGAAGGCGCTCGTCGAACGCTCCGGGATCGACCCGGCGGCCGTGGAGGACGTGGTGTTCGGCTGCCTCGACACGGTGGGCCCCCAGGCGGGGGACATCGCGCGGACGGCCTGGCTGGCGGCGGGACTCCCCGAGGAGGTCCCGGGCGTCACCATCGACCGCCAGTGCGGATCCTCGCAGCAGGCCGTGCACTTCGCGGCCCAGGGCGTCATGTCGGGAACCCAGGACCTGGTGGTCGCGGGCGGCACCCAGAACATGTCGATGATCCCGATCGCCTTCGCCTCGCGGCAGGCCGCGGAGCCGCTGGGCTTCACCGAGGGCCCGTACCTGGGCTCGGCGGGCTGGCGGGCCCGGTACGGGGACTCCCCCGTCAACCAGTTCCACGGCGCGCAGCTCATCGCCGAGAAGTGGGGGATCTCGCGGGAGGACATGGAGCGCTTCGCCCTCCAGTCGCACCAGCGGGCGCTGCGCGCGATCGACGAGGGCCGCTTCGAGCGCGAGATCGTGCCGTTCGGAGAGGTCTCCACGGACGAGGGGCCGCGCCGCGACACCACGCGGGAGAAGATGGCGGGCCTCAAGCCGGTCATGGAGGGCGGCACCATCACGGCGGCGGTCTCCTCGCAGGTCTCGGACGGGGCGGCGGCGATGCTGCTGGCCTCCGAGCGGGCGGTCCGCGAGCACGGCCTGCGCCCGCGCGCCCGCATCCACCACCTGTCGGTGCGCGGCGAGGACCCGATCCGGATGCTGTCGGCGCCGATCCCGGCGACGGCGTACGCCCTGAAGAAGACCGGCATGTCCCTCTCGGACATCGACCTGGTGGAGATCAACGAGGCGTTCGCGCCGGTGGTGCTGGCCTGGCTGAAGGAGACCGGCGCGGACCCGGCGCGGGTCAACGTCAACGGCGGCGCGATCGCGCTGGGTCACCCCCTGGGGGCGACGGGCGTGAAGCTGATGACCACGCTCCTGCACGAACTGGAGCGCACGGGCGGCCGCTTCGGCCTCCAGACCATGTGCGAGGGCGGCGGCCAGGCCAACGTGACGATCATCGAGCGGCTGTAG
- a CDS encoding AMP-binding protein, with protein sequence MPLPLPATLAGLPGYAAAAYGEREALADGEVRWTFARLAEEIAASARAALAHGVRPGDRVAIWAPNSRHWITAALGAVGVGAVLVPVNTRYKPAEAADIIRRSGARVLFTERGFLGTDYARDLHASGEDLGALASTVILRGGGEISEGDGSGGPGGSGGPGGSGGPAATDWGAYLRAGAAVPDAERAARAAAVRPGDLSDILYTSGTTGRSKGVMTTHGQTVRLYASWSGLVTLRPGDRYLLVNPFFHTFGYKAGVLACLLRGVTMLPEAVYDTDRILHRMAAERVTCLMGPPTVFHGLIRHPERAAHDLSALRLAGTGAASVPTSLVEEIRTELGAPDVFTAYGLTESGGVVSVCPTDADARTLAHTVGLPLPDTEVRIAGPLGEVLPAGEPGEVQVRGYHVTPGYLDDPGSTADAVLPGGWLRTGDIGVLDARGYLAITDRLKDMYVVGGFNAYPAEVENVLLTHPAITDAAVVGAPDERLGEIGVAYVVTTGPVTTAELTAWTRERLANFKVPRRFTRLDELPRNAGGKLLKTELRRAARGESA encoded by the coding sequence CTGCCCCTGCCCCTGCCCGCCACCCTGGCCGGGCTTCCCGGGTACGCCGCCGCCGCGTACGGGGAGCGCGAGGCCCTCGCCGACGGGGAGGTCCGCTGGACCTTCGCCCGCCTCGCCGAGGAAATAGCCGCCTCCGCCCGCGCCGCCCTCGCCCATGGCGTCCGGCCCGGCGACCGGGTCGCGATCTGGGCCCCCAACAGCCGCCACTGGATCACCGCCGCACTCGGCGCGGTGGGTGTCGGCGCCGTCCTCGTCCCGGTCAACACCCGTTACAAGCCCGCCGAAGCCGCCGACATCATCCGGCGCAGCGGCGCCCGCGTGCTCTTCACCGAGCGCGGATTCCTCGGCACCGACTACGCCCGTGACCTGCACGCCTCCGGCGAGGACCTGGGCGCGCTCGCCTCCACGGTGATCCTGCGCGGCGGAGGAGAAATCTCTGAGGGAGACGGCTCCGGCGGCCCCGGTGGCTCCGGCGGCCCCGGTGGCTCCGGCGGCCCCGCCGCCACCGACTGGGGCGCGTACCTGCGTGCCGGGGCGGCCGTCCCCGACGCCGAGCGGGCCGCGCGCGCCGCCGCCGTACGGCCCGGGGACCTCAGCGACATCCTCTACACCTCCGGCACCACCGGCCGCTCCAAGGGGGTCATGACCACCCACGGCCAGACCGTCCGGCTCTACGCCTCCTGGTCCGGGCTCGTCACCCTGCGGCCCGGCGACCGGTACCTGCTGGTCAACCCCTTCTTCCACACCTTCGGTTACAAGGCCGGGGTGCTGGCCTGCCTGCTCCGGGGCGTCACCATGCTCCCCGAGGCCGTCTACGACACCGACCGGATCCTGCACCGCATGGCCGCCGAGCGCGTCACCTGCCTGATGGGGCCCCCGACCGTCTTCCACGGCCTGATCCGCCACCCGGAGCGCGCCGCCCACGACCTGTCCGCGCTGCGCCTGGCCGGCACCGGCGCCGCCTCCGTACCCACCTCCCTCGTGGAGGAGATCCGCACCGAACTGGGCGCCCCCGACGTGTTCACCGCGTACGGTCTCACCGAGTCCGGCGGGGTCGTCTCCGTCTGCCCCACCGACGCCGACGCCCGGACCCTCGCCCACACCGTCGGCCTGCCGCTGCCGGACACCGAGGTACGGATCGCGGGCCCGCTCGGCGAGGTGCTGCCCGCCGGGGAACCGGGCGAGGTGCAGGTCCGCGGCTACCACGTCACCCCCGGCTACCTGGACGATCCGGGGAGCACCGCCGACGCCGTGCTGCCGGGCGGCTGGCTGCGCACCGGGGACATCGGCGTCCTCGACGCGCGCGGCTACCTCGCCATCACCGACCGGCTCAAGGACATGTACGTGGTCGGCGGCTTCAACGCCTATCCGGCGGAGGTGGAGAACGTGCTGCTGACCCACCCGGCCATCACCGACGCGGCGGTGGTCGGAGCCCCCGACGAGCGGCTCGGCGAGATCGGGGTGGCCTACGTGGTCACCACCGGGCCCGTCACCACCGCCGAGCTGACCGCCTGGACCCGGGAGCGGCTGGCCAACTTCAAGGTGCCGCGCAGGTTCACCCGGCTCGACGAACTCCCGCGCAACGCGGGCGGCAAACTGCTGAAGACCGAGCTGCGCCGTGCGGCGCGAGGGGAGTCGGCATGA